One Acidobacteriota bacterium DNA segment encodes these proteins:
- a CDS encoding ThuA domain-containing protein: MPAIARRLAMLCGSLLLAMPAWAQNPHLVVYKGDQGPGAGRHIVLLAGDHEYRSEETMPALARILARRFGFTCSVFFTTDPKTGFIEPGSSNIAGLEALRTADLLIVFLRFQDFPDVEMQHIVDYLGRGKPVMGLRTATHAFQIQRPDAPFAKFSWKGVPGYEGGFGRQVLGETWVSHYGANHKQSSRLVLAPDRASHPILRGVKDVWVQSGGYTADPMPDSVVLARGQVLDGMTPDAPAAPDKDQLPVAWTRTYRGTSGATGRVFTTTHGASEDLSNEGFRRMLVNAALWAVGLDGAIRPDSDVGFVGPFHPSSYSFGGFVKGVRPADMAGWESAIPK, encoded by the coding sequence ATGCCGGCGATTGCGCGACGGCTCGCAATGCTGTGCGGGAGCCTGCTCCTCGCGATGCCCGCCTGGGCGCAGAATCCCCACCTCGTCGTCTACAAGGGCGATCAGGGGCCCGGCGCCGGCAGGCACATCGTGCTGCTCGCCGGGGACCACGAGTACCGCAGCGAGGAGACGATGCCGGCACTCGCGCGGATCCTGGCGCGGCGGTTCGGATTCACCTGCAGCGTCTTCTTCACGACCGATCCCAAGACCGGGTTCATCGAGCCCGGCAGTTCGAACATCGCCGGCCTCGAGGCGCTCAGAACCGCCGACCTGCTGATCGTCTTCCTGCGCTTCCAGGATTTTCCGGACGTCGAGATGCAGCACATCGTGGACTACCTCGGTCGAGGCAAGCCGGTGATGGGCCTGCGCACGGCGACGCACGCGTTTCAGATCCAGCGGCCCGATGCGCCGTTCGCGAAGTTCTCCTGGAAGGGCGTGCCAGGCTACGAGGGCGGCTTCGGCCGACAGGTGCTCGGCGAGACGTGGGTGTCGCACTACGGCGCCAATCACAAGCAGAGCTCGCGCTTGGTGCTCGCGCCCGACAGGGCGTCACACCCGATCCTGCGCGGCGTGAAGGACGTGTGGGTGCAATCGGGTGGCTACACCGCCGATCCGATGCCGGACAGCGTCGTGCTCGCGCGCGGCCAGGTGCTCGACGGGATGACGCCCGACGCGCCGGCGGCGCCCGACAAGGACCAGTTGCCGGTCGCATGGACCCGCACGTACCGCGGCACGTCCGGCGCGACGGGCCGCGTGTTCACGACGACGCACGGCGCGTCGGAGGATTTGTCGAACGAAGGGTTCCGCCGCATGCTCGTCAACGCGGCGCTCTGGGCCGTCGGCCTCGACGGGGCCATTCGCCCCGACAGCGACGTCGGGTTCGTCGGCCCGTTTCACCCGTCGTCCTACAGCTTCGGCGGGTTCGTGAAGGGCGTCAGGCCGGCCGACATGGCGGGGTGGGAGTCGGCGATTCCGAAGTAG
- a CDS encoding glycosyltransferase: MSVALSFVIPLYFSAETIADVVREIESLVIEGGHEIVLVNDGSTDRTSDVCRDLVRRARVPITLVEHARNFGEHNAVLTGWRHARGAYLVNLDDDGQNPPAEAARLWQHARAEGLDVVYGHYVEKRHSRFRNFGSWITNRVTDVALDKPPGFYLSSFRCVSAFAASQVVGYHGPYPYIDGLLLQVTQRIGSITVRHDPRRAGQSTYTLRRLIRLWLSAWINFSVLPLRVATLAGTVLGLLGLSALAVIVWLWWHDRGPGYGFGLLMSALLIFSGTQLAVLGLIGEYLGRLFLTVNQRPQSVVREVVSTTTAQRVD; the protein is encoded by the coding sequence ATGAGCGTCGCGCTGTCGTTCGTCATCCCGCTGTACTTCAGCGCCGAGACCATCGCCGACGTCGTGCGCGAAATCGAGTCGCTCGTCATCGAAGGCGGCCACGAGATCGTGCTCGTCAACGACGGCAGCACGGATCGGACGAGCGACGTCTGCCGAGACCTCGTCCGCCGGGCGCGCGTGCCGATCACGCTCGTCGAGCACGCGCGGAACTTCGGCGAGCACAACGCGGTGCTGACGGGCTGGCGTCATGCGCGCGGCGCCTACCTCGTGAACCTGGACGACGACGGCCAGAATCCGCCGGCGGAAGCCGCGAGGCTCTGGCAGCACGCGAGGGCCGAAGGGCTCGACGTCGTGTACGGCCACTACGTCGAGAAACGGCACTCGCGATTCCGGAACTTCGGGAGCTGGATCACCAACCGCGTCACCGACGTGGCGCTCGACAAGCCGCCGGGGTTCTACCTGTCGAGCTTCCGCTGTGTCAGCGCGTTCGCCGCATCGCAAGTGGTGGGCTATCACGGGCCGTATCCGTACATCGACGGCCTGCTGCTGCAGGTGACCCAGCGGATTGGATCCATCACCGTGCGCCATGATCCGCGCCGCGCCGGCCAGAGCACGTACACTCTGCGGCGGCTGATTCGGCTCTGGCTCAGCGCCTGGATCAACTTCTCGGTGCTGCCGCTGCGCGTGGCGACGCTGGCCGGCACGGTGCTGGGTCTGCTCGGGCTCTCCGCCCTCGCGGTGATCGTCTGGCTGTGGTGGCACGATCGCGGCCCGGGCTACGGGTTCGGCCTGCTCATGTCGGCGCTGCTCATCTTCTCCGGGACGCAGCTCGCCGTGCTCGGGCTGATCGGCGAGTACCTCGGCCGCCTGTTCCTCACGGTCAACCAGCGGCCGCAATCGGTCGTGCGGGAAGTGGTCAGCACCACGACAGCGCAGCGCGTGGACTGA
- a CDS encoding HDOD domain-containing protein — protein MRIFTRDTPAASAPPPAATTPPFARVMVGRQPIFDRQRRVFGYELVCRPSALDAAEMSRDETVARVITEGVLALGLQRLTGGRRAFIEVTPAFLVHDVIKALPPASVVLQVAADPSLTNDTVEACRVLKQSGYAVALSRFVPGDAAFALLALADFVKTDFLSVDAKYGQAAIAASQHFARPSLVATKVESADVFDRAVREGYHHIQGFFFERPAISEIRPIPRGQVGYLRLLQALNDPNLSVAGLEDLIKHDASLCFRLLQTVNSAAWAQSREVTTLRQALLLVGRDTMRRWASLWILAGLGSDDRQELVHMASIRGRLCELLMARQAGPDSEGEGFLLGMCSCLDAILEQPMSAVLEALPLSPQISAALLGRENPARNLLDTVMAYERGDWDMCLRLAAVAGLQPSWLPAAHADALGWAEQLVRPAAKKTA, from the coding sequence ATGCGGATCTTCACCCGAGACACGCCAGCCGCTTCCGCCCCTCCGCCGGCCGCGACGACACCGCCGTTCGCCAGGGTCATGGTCGGACGCCAGCCCATCTTCGATCGACAGCGGCGCGTGTTCGGCTATGAGCTCGTGTGCCGGCCATCGGCGCTCGACGCGGCCGAGATGAGCCGAGACGAGACCGTGGCCCGGGTGATCACCGAGGGCGTGCTGGCGCTCGGCCTGCAGCGGCTCACCGGCGGCCGGCGGGCCTTCATCGAGGTGACACCGGCGTTTCTCGTCCACGACGTGATCAAGGCGCTGCCCCCGGCGAGCGTGGTGCTGCAGGTGGCAGCCGACCCGTCCCTGACCAACGACACGGTCGAGGCCTGCCGGGTCTTGAAACAGAGCGGGTACGCCGTCGCCCTGAGCCGGTTCGTCCCGGGAGACGCGGCGTTCGCGCTGCTCGCGCTCGCTGATTTCGTGAAGACCGACTTCCTGTCGGTCGACGCGAAGTACGGACAGGCGGCCATTGCGGCGAGCCAGCACTTCGCGCGGCCGTCGCTCGTCGCGACCAAGGTGGAATCGGCCGACGTCTTCGACCGGGCGGTGCGCGAAGGCTACCACCACATCCAGGGCTTCTTCTTCGAGCGGCCGGCGATCTCCGAGATACGGCCGATCCCGCGCGGCCAGGTCGGTTACCTGCGGCTCCTCCAGGCGCTCAACGATCCGAACCTGTCGGTCGCCGGCCTCGAGGACCTGATCAAGCACGACGCGTCGCTCTGCTTCCGGCTGCTGCAGACGGTGAACTCCGCGGCCTGGGCGCAGTCGCGCGAGGTCACGACGCTGCGGCAAGCGCTGCTGCTCGTGGGCCGCGACACCATGCGGCGCTGGGCGTCGCTCTGGATCCTCGCGGGGCTCGGTTCCGACGATCGTCAGGAGCTCGTGCACATGGCGAGCATTCGCGGGCGCCTGTGCGAGCTGCTCATGGCGCGCCAGGCCGGTCCCGATTCCGAAGGCGAAGGGTTTCTGCTCGGGATGTGCTCGTGTCTCGACGCTATCCTCGAGCAGCCGATGAGCGCGGTCCTGGAAGCCCTGCCGCTCTCACCGCAGATCAGCGCCGCCCTGCTCGGCCGCGAGAACCCCGCCCGCAACCTGCTCGATACCGTCATGGCCTACGAGCGCGGCGACTGGGACATGTGCCTGCGGCTCGCGGCCGTCGCCGGCCTGCAGCCGTCCTGGCTGCCGGCGGCCCATGCGGACGCGCTCGGATGGGCCGAGCAGTTGGTGCGCCCGGCGGCGAAGAAGACGGCCTGA
- a CDS encoding PQQ-binding-like beta-propeller repeat protein yields the protein MADTRTRSYLRRRLLGAAGIAALAAALVAPVLGQQGRREWRDYAGGPDSSRFMPLEQITKANVGRLDVAWAYPHAETLFNPIVARGIIYTRARNSSLVALDAATGKELWIHDGLQGMTTRGINYWESRDGRDRRLIFSINDYLQEIDARTGKSIRTFGTDGVVDLREGLDRDPTTVGRIQSGTPGRVFENLILLGSATGEGYFSPPGDVRAYDVVTGRKVWQFHTVPRPGEFGYETWPKDAWKYIGGTNTWGELSIDAARGIAYFPTGSPTFDYYGADRVGQNLFANCLIALDARTGKRLWHFQNVHHDLWDFDNVSAPQLTTIRKDGRSIDVVAMAGKTGYLYVFDRVTGAPIWPIEEKPVPTKTDVPGEVLWPTQPIPTTPPPFGRQTFTADDINPHVLTPAEREQYRERVRKARNDGPFTPIGFSEVIHMPGNHGGSNFGSTSANPNDGTVYVTNYNVPAIMRLLRPGEEPPMRGGGAGPAAGPGLAVYQQNCQVCHGPDRAGVAAIPPLVGITSRLSQAELRNTIQNGRGQMPPFHQLSATDLDALLAFLTTADSGRGGGAGFGRSAGPAPSFPPGPTVESGPARVREGGRAGGGFSLSGAGGYPPDVDAPENRLVMESYGLYPDIISPPYTTLTAYDLNKGTIKWQIGLGDDLRLVSQGITGTGSAQGILVKGSVIPTATGLLFVNTTDRKLRVYDADTGKPLWEFSLGAYSSGSPSMFELNGRQYVLVTASEAGMRGAGAPDPRIPPAKGPTGLIALALPGK from the coding sequence ATGGCCGACACACGAACTCGTTCATACCTGCGCCGGCGGCTGCTCGGCGCCGCGGGCATCGCGGCGCTCGCCGCCGCGCTCGTCGCCCCGGTTCTCGGTCAGCAGGGCCGCCGCGAATGGCGCGACTACGCCGGCGGCCCGGACAGCTCGCGGTTCATGCCGCTCGAACAGATCACCAAGGCCAACGTCGGCCGGCTCGACGTCGCCTGGGCATACCCACACGCCGAGACGCTGTTCAACCCGATCGTCGCGCGCGGCATCATCTACACGCGCGCGCGCAACAGCTCGCTCGTCGCGCTCGACGCCGCCACGGGCAAGGAGCTCTGGATCCACGACGGGCTCCAGGGCATGACGACGCGCGGCATCAACTACTGGGAAAGCCGCGACGGCCGCGACCGGCGGCTGATCTTCAGCATCAACGACTATCTGCAGGAGATCGACGCGCGGACCGGCAAGTCCATCCGCACGTTCGGCACCGACGGCGTCGTCGACCTGCGCGAGGGCCTCGACCGCGATCCGACGACCGTCGGCCGAATCCAGTCCGGCACCCCAGGCCGCGTGTTCGAGAACCTGATTCTGCTCGGCTCGGCCACGGGCGAGGGCTATTTCTCGCCCCCTGGCGACGTGCGTGCCTACGACGTCGTCACCGGCCGAAAGGTCTGGCAGTTCCACACGGTGCCGCGACCGGGCGAGTTCGGCTACGAGACCTGGCCGAAGGACGCCTGGAAGTACATCGGCGGCACGAACACCTGGGGCGAGCTCTCGATCGACGCCGCACGCGGCATCGCCTACTTCCCGACCGGCTCGCCGACGTTCGACTACTACGGCGCGGATCGCGTGGGCCAGAACCTGTTCGCCAACTGCCTCATCGCGCTCGACGCGCGGACGGGCAAGCGCCTCTGGCACTTCCAGAACGTGCACCACGACCTCTGGGACTTCGACAACGTCTCGGCGCCGCAGTTGACGACCATCCGCAAGGACGGCCGCAGCATCGACGTCGTCGCGATGGCGGGCAAGACCGGGTACCTGTACGTGTTCGACCGCGTCACCGGCGCGCCGATCTGGCCGATCGAGGAGAAGCCGGTGCCGACGAAGACGGACGTGCCGGGCGAGGTGCTGTGGCCGACGCAGCCGATTCCGACGACGCCGCCCCCGTTCGGCCGGCAGACGTTCACCGCCGACGACATCAATCCGCACGTCCTGACCCCGGCCGAGCGCGAGCAGTACCGGGAGCGGGTGCGCAAGGCGCGCAACGACGGTCCGTTCACGCCGATCGGCTTCAGCGAAGTGATCCACATGCCGGGCAATCACGGCGGATCGAACTTCGGCAGCACCTCGGCGAACCCGAACGACGGCACGGTCTACGTGACGAACTACAACGTGCCCGCGATCATGCGGCTGCTGAGGCCGGGCGAAGAGCCCCCGATGCGCGGCGGCGGGGCGGGCCCGGCCGCCGGCCCGGGCCTGGCCGTGTACCAGCAGAACTGCCAGGTCTGCCACGGCCCGGACCGCGCGGGCGTGGCCGCGATTCCGCCGCTCGTGGGCATCACGTCGCGCCTCTCGCAAGCCGAGCTGCGCAACACCATCCAGAACGGGCGCGGCCAGATGCCGCCGTTCCATCAGCTCAGCGCCACCGATCTCGATGCGCTGCTCGCGTTCCTCACCACGGCCGACAGCGGACGTGGCGGCGGCGCCGGTTTCGGACGATCCGCCGGCCCGGCGCCGTCGTTCCCTCCCGGACCGACCGTCGAGAGCGGCCCCGCGCGCGTCCGCGAGGGTGGCCGCGCCGGCGGCGGCTTCTCCTTGTCGGGCGCCGGCGGCTATCCGCCCGATGTCGACGCGCCCGAGAACCGGCTCGTGATGGAGAGCTACGGCCTCTACCCCGACATCATCAGCCCGCCGTACACGACGCTCACGGCGTACGACCTGAACAAGGGCACGATCAAGTGGCAGATCGGCCTCGGCGACGACTTGCGGCTCGTCTCGCAGGGCATCACCGGCACCGGCAGCGCGCAGGGCATTTTGGTGAAGGGCTCGGTCATTCCCACAGCGACGGGCCTGCTGTTCGTGAACACGACCGATCGCAAGCTGCGCGTCTACGACGCCGACACCGGCAAGCCGCTGTGGGAGTTCTCGCTCGGCGCGTACTCGAGCGGCTCGCCGTCCATGTTCGAGCTCAACGGGCGGCAGTACGTCCTGGTGACGGCCTCGGAAGCCGGCATGCGTGGCGCCGGCGCCCCAGACCCACGAATCCCGCCGGCGAAAGGCCCGACCGGCCTCATCGCGCTCGCGTTGCCCGGAAAGTAA
- a CDS encoding phosphoadenylyl-sulfate reductase, producing MLDVTAIPAIAAEYGAHDPQQIVALALREYSPDLGLSFSGAEDVALIEMAARTGYPFRVFSLDTGRLHGETYRFIEKVRTHYGIPIDVYFPQPDRVQALVRAKGLFSFYEDGHKECCGIRKVEPLARALAPLAAWMTGQRRDQSPGTRAEVPVVQVDPAFSTPDRPLVKFNPLSQWTSRQVWAYIREHDVPFNPLHERGFISIGCEPCTRAVHPGQHEREGRWWWEEETKKECGLHR from the coding sequence ATGCTCGACGTCACGGCGATTCCGGCCATCGCGGCCGAGTACGGCGCGCACGACCCCCAGCAGATCGTCGCGCTGGCGTTGCGGGAGTACTCTCCCGATCTCGGGCTGTCGTTCAGCGGCGCCGAGGACGTGGCGTTGATCGAGATGGCGGCGCGCACCGGCTATCCGTTCCGCGTGTTCTCACTCGACACGGGCCGGTTGCACGGCGAAACGTACCGCTTCATCGAGAAGGTCCGCACGCACTACGGCATCCCCATCGACGTCTACTTCCCGCAGCCGGATCGCGTGCAGGCGCTCGTCCGCGCCAAGGGGCTGTTCTCGTTCTACGAGGACGGGCACAAGGAGTGCTGCGGGATCCGCAAGGTGGAGCCGCTCGCCCGCGCGCTCGCCCCGCTCGCGGCGTGGATGACCGGCCAGCGGCGCGACCAGAGCCCCGGCACGCGCGCCGAGGTTCCGGTCGTGCAGGTCGACCCGGCGTTCAGCACGCCGGACCGGCCGCTCGTGAAGTTCAACCCGCTCAGCCAATGGACGTCGCGGCAGGTCTGGGCCTACATCCGCGAACACGACGTGCCCTTCAATCCGCTGCACGAACGCGGCTTCATCTCAATCGGGTGCGAACCCTGCACCCGCGCCGTGCATCCGGGCCAGCACGAACGCGAAGGGCGCTGGTGGTGGGAAGAGGAAACCAAGAAGGAGTGCGGGCTGCATCGCTAG
- a CDS encoding PEP-CTERM sorting domain-containing protein — translation MSTTRLAVIALAVVALHGSADASPIFYSSVFAGVTTFPSGESVSDSQLVFSTDTLGPEKASLADGSAWASVTDGALRAYATTGGNSAANGTAGFFDTLLLQSASLAPGTAVQLAVELLFTRTLSENGAPGPCSSKALATASIDGSNSHGNAGQVLVTDATCNNQDVNNPTALFTGFIGEELTLAASLAASVAPFSGSATADASADYSVDASHALRFLVTPVGDFTYTTASGNSYLAAAAPDPAAVPEPATLLLFGSALSIAAARARKRSRAHEAKSSGARGGCWAPTSRRRLVPARSRPYFTFRATRAR, via the coding sequence ATGTCGACCACACGTCTGGCTGTAATCGCTCTGGCTGTCGTTGCGCTGCACGGATCGGCGGACGCCTCGCCGATCTTCTATTCCAGCGTCTTTGCAGGCGTCACGACGTTCCCTTCCGGCGAATCGGTCAGCGATTCACAGTTGGTGTTTTCCACGGATACGCTGGGGCCGGAAAAGGCTTCGCTCGCCGACGGCTCGGCGTGGGCATCGGTCACCGACGGCGCCCTGCGCGCGTACGCCACGACGGGCGGGAACTCCGCGGCGAACGGCACCGCTGGCTTCTTCGACACGCTGCTGTTGCAGTCCGCCTCTCTGGCACCCGGAACGGCCGTCCAACTCGCCGTGGAACTGCTTTTCACACGCACGCTTTCAGAAAACGGAGCTCCAGGCCCGTGCAGTTCGAAGGCCTTGGCGACCGCCAGCATCGACGGTAGCAACAGCCACGGTAACGCGGGCCAGGTTCTCGTGACGGACGCCACGTGTAACAACCAAGACGTCAACAACCCAACGGCCCTGTTCACGGGATTCATCGGCGAAGAATTGACGCTCGCCGCGTCCCTGGCCGCCTCCGTCGCCCCATTCAGTGGTTCTGCTACCGCAGACGCCAGCGCCGACTACTCGGTCGACGCGTCACATGCGCTCCGCTTCCTCGTGACGCCGGTCGGCGACTTCACCTACACGACGGCCAGCGGCAACAGCTACCTGGCGGCCGCCGCCCCGGATCCCGCGGCGGTCCCCGAGCCGGCGACCCTGCTGCTGTTCGGCAGCGCCCTCTCCATCGCCGCTGCCCGGGCGCGCAAGCGATCGAGAGCGCACGAGGCGAAATCGAGCGGCGCTCGCGGGGGCTGCTGGGCCCCCACTTCGCGCCGCCGGCTCGTTCCCGCTCGCTCGCGTCCTTACTTTACTTTCCGGGCAACGCGAGCGCGATGA
- a CDS encoding aldo/keto reductase → MVPTSPLPRRSLRTRTTRLPLTVLGFGGAPLGNLYAPVAEEDARATLEAAWAEGLRLFDTAPLYGYGLSEERFSRLLAVKPRDEFVLSTKVGRLLRECAPGEVPRGQFHDTPQRTFDYDYSYDGVMRSYEDSLRRLRLDRIDILFVHDVDVFTHGSRAAADARIDELFSRGGYRALEALRASGAIAAFGAGVNEWEICEALAHRGDFDVFLLAGRYTLLEQDALASFLPLCEARDIGVIVGGPFNSGILATGAVQGAHYNYSPAPPDVLARVERIERVCRAHGVGLKEAALQFVLGHPVVKSVIPGANAAAQVRANAALLRAPIPDALWADLEAQGLVRAGAPVPGSGGALRR, encoded by the coding sequence ATGGTGCCGACGTCGCCCTTGCCGCGCCGCAGCTTGCGGACCCGGACCACGCGGCTGCCGCTGACCGTCCTCGGGTTCGGCGGCGCGCCGCTCGGCAACCTCTACGCGCCGGTGGCGGAGGAGGACGCGCGCGCCACGCTCGAGGCGGCGTGGGCGGAGGGCCTGCGCCTGTTCGACACGGCGCCGTTGTACGGATACGGGCTCTCCGAAGAGCGCTTCTCGCGCCTGCTCGCCGTCAAGCCGCGCGACGAGTTCGTGCTGTCGACCAAGGTCGGCCGCCTGCTGCGCGAGTGCGCGCCCGGCGAGGTGCCGCGCGGGCAGTTCCACGACACGCCGCAGCGGACGTTCGACTACGACTACTCGTACGACGGCGTCATGCGTTCGTACGAGGACAGCCTCCGGCGGCTGCGGCTCGACCGGATCGACATCCTCTTCGTCCACGACGTGGACGTCTTCACGCACGGCTCGCGCGCGGCCGCCGACGCGCGCATCGACGAGCTGTTCTCGCGGGGCGGCTACCGCGCGCTCGAAGCCTTGCGCGCGTCGGGCGCGATCGCAGCGTTCGGCGCCGGCGTCAACGAGTGGGAGATCTGCGAGGCGCTCGCCCACCGCGGCGACTTCGACGTGTTCCTGCTCGCCGGCCGATACACGCTCCTCGAGCAGGACGCGCTCGCGTCGTTTCTACCCCTCTGCGAGGCCCGCGACATCGGCGTCATCGTCGGCGGGCCGTTCAACTCGGGCATCCTCGCGACCGGGGCGGTGCAGGGCGCGCACTACAACTACAGTCCCGCGCCGCCGGACGTGCTGGCGCGCGTCGAACGGATCGAGCGCGTGTGCCGCGCCCACGGCGTCGGGCTGAAGGAGGCCGCGCTCCAGTTCGTGCTCGGCCATCCGGTGGTCAAGAGCGTCATCCCGGGTGCGAACGCTGCGGCGCAGGTGCGGGCCAACGCGGCGCTCCTTCGCGCGCCGATTCCGGACGCGCTCTGGGCGGATCTCGAGGCGCAGGGTCTCGTCCGCGCCGGCGCGCCCGTACCCGGCTCTGGCGGCGCGCTCCGGCGATGA